One window of Mesorhizobium sp. PAMC28654 genomic DNA carries:
- the recG gene encoding ATP-dependent DNA helicase RecG yields MRPSLLDPLFVPITSLAGVGPKVGALIEKVVTADLGDRAARAGDLLFVLPHTVIDRRDRPGIAGSAEGQIVTLDVRIDRHQPPPRGNRSVPYRVYAHDDTGEIALTFFHAHAAYLEKAMPEGEHVIVSGRMEWFNGRPSMVHPDHIALASEAENLPLVEPVYPLTAGLSGKVLRRAIGQALGRLPILPEWQNAEFLRRRTFPAFGDALARIHNPADPIDVSVDGAAWRRLAYDELLAGQVSLALVRAKVRRLSGRPLIGDGRIVEKLRAALPYSLTASQEFALAEINADLADPERMLRLLQGDVGSGKTVVALLAMARAVEAGGQAALMAPTEILARQHLATIAPLAAKAGMKVAVLTGREKGRERSDTLAGLANGDIDIVIGTHALFQETVTFHDLVFAVIDEQHRFGVHQRLAMTAKGDAPDMLVMTATPIPRTLVLTAFGDMDVSKLTEKPAGRQPIRTVTLPLERLDELVGRMHDAVAEGQKIYWICPLVEESEEIKLMSAEDRFASLQPLFGDRIGLVHGRMKGADKDEAMRAFKQGETRILIATTVIEVGVDVPDATIMVIEHAERFGLAQLHQLRGRVGRGDKPSSCVLLYKDPLGETAKRRLSVMRETEDGFRIAEEDLKLRGEGELLGTRQSGTPGFQVARIEAHADLLEAARDDARLILSRDPDLQSERGEALRLLLYLFGRDEAVRLLRAG; encoded by the coding sequence ATGCGCCCTTCCCTCCTCGATCCGTTGTTCGTCCCGATCACCTCGCTTGCTGGTGTCGGACCGAAGGTTGGCGCGCTGATCGAGAAGGTCGTGACAGCCGACCTCGGTGACCGGGCGGCGCGCGCCGGCGACCTCCTGTTCGTGCTGCCGCACACCGTCATCGACCGCCGCGACCGGCCGGGCATCGCAGGTTCCGCCGAGGGCCAGATCGTCACGCTCGACGTGCGCATCGACCGTCACCAGCCGCCGCCGCGCGGCAACCGATCGGTGCCGTACAGGGTCTATGCCCATGACGACACGGGCGAGATCGCGCTGACCTTCTTCCATGCCCACGCCGCCTATCTCGAAAAGGCGATGCCCGAGGGCGAGCATGTCATCGTTTCCGGCCGCATGGAATGGTTCAACGGCCGCCCGTCCATGGTCCATCCCGACCACATTGCGCTGGCCAGCGAAGCTGAAAACCTGCCGCTGGTCGAGCCCGTCTATCCGCTGACGGCGGGACTGTCGGGCAAGGTGCTGCGCCGGGCGATCGGCCAGGCACTCGGCCGTCTGCCTATATTGCCCGAATGGCAGAATGCTGAGTTTCTGCGCCGTCGTACATTTCCCGCTTTTGGCGACGCGCTTGCCCGCATCCACAATCCAGCCGACCCCATCGATGTTTCCGTTGACGGCGCGGCGTGGCGGCGGCTCGCCTATGACGAGTTGTTGGCGGGCCAGGTGTCGTTGGCGCTGGTGCGGGCAAAGGTCCGCCGCCTGTCCGGCCGCCCGCTGATCGGTGACGGCCGCATCGTCGAAAAACTGCGTGCGGCCCTACCTTATTCGCTGACCGCCAGCCAGGAATTCGCACTGGCCGAGATCAACGCCGACCTCGCCGATCCCGAACGCATGCTGCGGCTGTTGCAGGGCGATGTCGGCTCCGGCAAGACGGTGGTGGCGTTGCTCGCCATGGCCCGCGCCGTCGAGGCCGGCGGCCAGGCGGCGCTGATGGCGCCTACCGAAATCCTGGCGCGGCAACATCTCGCCACGATCGCGCCGCTGGCCGCAAAAGCCGGCATGAAGGTAGCCGTCCTCACCGGCCGCGAAAAGGGCCGCGAGCGTAGCGACACATTGGCCGGTCTGGCTAACGGTGACATCGACATCGTCATCGGCACACATGCGCTATTCCAGGAGACGGTGACGTTCCACGATCTCGTCTTCGCCGTCATCGACGAACAGCATCGTTTCGGCGTTCACCAGCGTCTCGCCATGACCGCCAAGGGCGACGCGCCCGACATGCTGGTGATGACGGCCACACCCATCCCGCGCACGCTGGTGCTGACCGCTTTCGGCGACATGGACGTGTCGAAGCTGACCGAGAAGCCGGCCGGGCGCCAGCCGATCCGCACCGTCACCCTGCCGCTGGAACGGTTGGATGAACTGGTTGGCCGCATGCACGACGCGGTGGCGGAGGGCCAGAAGATCTACTGGATCTGTCCGCTGGTCGAGGAATCCGAAGAGATCAAGCTGATGTCGGCCGAGGACCGCTTTGCCTCGCTGCAGCCGCTGTTCGGCGACCGGATCGGCCTCGTTCACGGCCGCATGAAAGGCGCCGACAAGGACGAGGCGATGCGCGCCTTCAAGCAGGGCGAAACACGCATCCTCATCGCCACCACCGTGATCGAGGTTGGCGTCGACGTTCCCGATGCGACGATCATGGTCATCGAGCACGCCGAGCGTTTTGGCCTTGCCCAACTTCACCAGTTGCGTGGGCGGGTCGGGCGTGGCGACAAGCCATCGTCCTGCGTGCTGCTCTACAAGGACCCGCTCGGCGAAACGGCAAAACGCCGCCTGTCGGTCATGCGTGAAACGGAAGACGGCTTCCGCATCGCCGAGGAGGACCTGAAACTGCGTGGCGAAGGCGAATTGCTGGGCACCCGCCAGTCGGGCACGCCGGGTTTCCAGGTTGCGCGTATCGAGGCGCATGCCGATCTGCTCGAAGCCGCCCGTGACGACGCGCGCCTGATCCTGTCGCGCGATCCGGACCTGCAATCCGAGCGCGGCGAGGCCCTTCGGCTGTTGCTCTACTTGTTCGGCCGCGATGAGGCCGTGCGGTTGCTGCGCGCCGGCTGA
- a CDS encoding MAPEG family protein, with product MERYYPVAIVTLLCGLAVFGMALTVAKTHSKTGIHAPTMTGDPLLERAIRAHSNTLEWLPIFLPALWLFAIYWSATWAAGLGVLWLVGRVAYFVGYLSAPLKRYPGFFIQTVAALALLLGALGRIIYLWLA from the coding sequence ATGGAACGCTACTACCCGGTGGCAATAGTGACCCTTCTTTGTGGCCTCGCCGTATTCGGCATGGCGCTCACGGTCGCTAAAACCCATTCCAAGACTGGAATACATGCCCCCACCATGACCGGCGACCCGCTGCTCGAGCGGGCAATTCGAGCACATTCCAATACGCTCGAATGGCTGCCGATCTTTCTCCCCGCCTTGTGGCTGTTCGCCATCTACTGGAGCGCCACATGGGCGGCAGGCCTCGGCGTTCTGTGGCTTGTCGGCCGTGTGGCGTACTTCGTCGGATATCTCTCTGCCCCTTTGAAACGATATCCTGGATTTTTCATTCAGACCGTGGCGGCCCTTGCACTGTTGCTGGGCGCACTCGGGCGAATTATCTATCTGTGGCTGGCGTAA
- the mfd gene encoding transcription-repair coupling factor has protein sequence MTLIPKIGLPKGRAGQFIVDGVADGYEAFALVQTALEIAPDKPVLFVARDGQRLPAIVEALAFAAPGLPVLDLPAWDCLPYDRVSPGSDVAARRLDALTAMIALARKPHRAVILTTANALLQRIPPAGLVEAQTFHAKPGNQIDMNALISRLEISGFERVPTVRGVGEFAVRGGILDLLAPGWTEALRLDFFGDTLESIRVFDAATQRTTGQRKSMALQAMSEVALTPETISRFRRSYIEAFGAPQRDDGLYAAVSEGRRFAGMEHWLPFFYEKLETVFDYLPETPVVFDHLAHEALAERHTLILDHYEARKKQADAALKDAVPYKPVPPDLLYLSPENLVASLGPREAIDFTPFDAPDAGAKKVYHAGSRQGRSFVEERADPNINVFDVVVKHIGDERAARRRVVVAGWTEGSLDRLGQILAEHHLGNLKQVATLAEAEKLEPGQAALAVLPLESGFETEKLVVVAEQDILGDRLIRRSKRKKRASDFIAEASALSSGDIVVHTDHGIGRFIGLRTIEAVGAPHDCLEIHYAGDDRLFLPVENIELLSRYGSDSAEATLDKLGGGAWQSRKAKLKRRLLDMAGQLIRIAAERQMRAAPALVPADGLYDEFAARFPYEETDDQQTAIDSVRDDLGAGKPMDRLICGDVGFGKTEVALRAAFIAAMEGFQVAVVVPTTLLSRQHFKTFSQRFSGLPIRVAQASRLVGAKELAETKKGIAEGQVDIVVGTHALLGSSISFKNLGLLIIDEEQHFGVKHKERLKDLKTDVHVLTLSATPIPRTLQLALTGVRELSLIATPPVDRMAVRTFISPFDPLVIRETLLRERYRGGHSFYVVPRISDLAEIHDFLKESVPELKVAVAHGQMPPGELDDIMNAFYDGQYDVLLSTTIVESGLDIPTANTLIIHRADMFGLSQLYQLRGRVGRSKVRAYALFTLPANRKLTDTAERRLKVLQSLDTLGAGFQLASHDLDIRGAGNLLGEEQSGHIKEVGFELYQQMLEEAVAEVKDSGEVQDGGWSPQIAVGTAVMIPESYVPDLQLRLALYRRLGDLENTEEIDAFGAELIDRFGPLPEEVKHLLKIVFIKALCRKANVEKLDAGPKGVVIHFRKREFSNPVGLVKFIGEQGSLAKIRPDHSVVFARDWPTPEKRLAGSAVVMTQLAKLVDKAA, from the coding sequence ATGACCCTTATTCCCAAAATCGGCCTGCCCAAGGGCCGCGCCGGCCAGTTCATCGTCGACGGCGTCGCCGATGGCTACGAGGCCTTCGCGCTGGTGCAGACGGCGCTCGAGATCGCTCCCGACAAGCCAGTGCTGTTCGTGGCGCGTGACGGACAGCGCCTGCCGGCAATCGTCGAGGCGCTGGCCTTCGCCGCACCGGGCCTGCCGGTGCTCGACCTGCCGGCATGGGATTGCCTGCCTTACGACCGCGTATCGCCCGGTTCCGATGTCGCCGCGCGGCGGCTCGATGCGCTTACCGCCATGATCGCGCTGGCCCGGAAGCCGCATCGCGCGGTCATCCTGACCACCGCCAATGCACTGCTGCAGCGCATTCCGCCGGCCGGCCTCGTCGAGGCGCAGACCTTCCACGCAAAACCCGGCAACCAGATCGACATGAACGCGCTGATATCGCGCCTGGAGATCTCCGGCTTCGAGCGGGTGCCGACCGTGCGTGGCGTTGGCGAATTCGCGGTGCGTGGCGGCATTCTTGATCTCCTGGCGCCGGGCTGGACCGAGGCGCTTCGGCTCGACTTCTTCGGCGACACACTGGAATCCATCCGCGTCTTCGACGCCGCGACCCAGCGCACCACCGGCCAGCGCAAGTCGATGGCGCTGCAGGCGATGAGCGAGGTGGCGCTGACGCCCGAAACCATCAGCCGCTTCCGCCGCTCCTATATCGAAGCGTTCGGCGCACCCCAGCGCGACGACGGGCTCTATGCAGCGGTTAGCGAAGGCCGGCGTTTCGCCGGCATGGAGCACTGGCTGCCATTCTTCTACGAAAAGCTGGAGACGGTTTTCGACTATCTGCCGGAAACGCCGGTGGTGTTCGACCATCTGGCGCACGAGGCCCTGGCCGAGCGCCACACGCTGATCCTCGATCATTACGAGGCGCGCAAGAAGCAGGCCGACGCCGCATTGAAGGACGCCGTGCCCTACAAGCCGGTGCCGCCAGACCTGCTTTACCTGTCGCCGGAAAATCTGGTCGCCTCGCTCGGACCACGCGAAGCGATCGACTTCACGCCATTCGATGCGCCGGATGCCGGTGCGAAAAAGGTCTATCACGCCGGTTCGCGCCAGGGTCGCAGCTTTGTCGAGGAACGCGCCGATCCCAACATCAACGTCTTCGATGTCGTCGTAAAACACATTGGCGATGAGCGGGCGGCCCGCCGACGCGTCGTTGTTGCAGGCTGGACCGAAGGCTCGCTCGACCGGCTCGGGCAGATCCTGGCCGAGCACCACCTCGGCAATCTCAAGCAGGTTGCAACGCTGGCAGAAGCCGAAAAGCTCGAGCCGGGGCAGGCGGCACTGGCCGTGCTGCCGCTGGAATCCGGCTTCGAGACCGAAAAACTTGTCGTCGTCGCCGAGCAGGACATTCTGGGCGACCGGCTGATCAGGCGTTCGAAGCGCAAGAAACGCGCTTCCGACTTCATCGCCGAGGCCTCCGCCCTGTCATCTGGCGATATCGTCGTTCACACCGATCATGGCATTGGCCGCTTCATCGGCCTGCGCACCATCGAAGCGGTTGGCGCGCCGCATGATTGCCTCGAAATCCACTATGCCGGCGATGATCGGCTGTTCCTCCCGGTTGAAAACATCGAGCTTCTGTCGCGCTACGGCTCGGATTCAGCCGAGGCGACGCTCGACAAGCTTGGCGGCGGCGCCTGGCAATCGCGCAAGGCGAAGCTGAAGCGCCGCCTGCTCGACATGGCCGGCCAATTGATCCGCATCGCCGCCGAACGGCAGATGCGTGCAGCACCCGCGCTGGTGCCGGCGGACGGCCTCTATGACGAGTTCGCGGCACGCTTCCCCTATGAGGAGACCGACGATCAGCAGACGGCGATCGACTCGGTGCGGGACGATCTTGGCGCCGGCAAGCCGATGGACCGGCTGATCTGCGGCGACGTCGGCTTCGGCAAGACCGAAGTGGCGCTGCGCGCCGCCTTCATTGCCGCCATGGAAGGGTTCCAGGTCGCGGTGGTGGTGCCGACGACGTTGTTGTCGCGCCAGCATTTCAAGACGTTTTCGCAGCGTTTCTCCGGCTTGCCGATCCGCGTTGCCCAGGCCTCGCGGCTGGTCGGCGCCAAGGAACTGGCTGAAACCAAGAAGGGCATTGCCGAGGGGCAGGTCGACATCGTCGTCGGCACCCACGCGCTGCTTGGCTCGTCGATCTCGTTCAAGAATCTCGGCCTGCTGATCATCGACGAGGAGCAGCATTTTGGCGTCAAGCACAAGGAACGGTTGAAGGACCTCAAGACCGATGTCCACGTGCTGACGCTGTCGGCGACGCCGATCCCGCGCACGCTGCAACTGGCGCTGACGGGCGTACGCGAACTCTCGCTGATCGCTACGCCGCCGGTCGATCGCATGGCGGTGCGCACCTTCATCTCGCCTTTCGATCCGCTGGTCATCCGCGAGACGCTGCTTCGGGAACGCTATCGCGGCGGCCATTCCTTCTACGTCGTTCCACGCATCAGCGATCTGGCGGAAATCCATGATTTTCTGAAGGAGTCTGTTCCGGAACTGAAAGTCGCGGTAGCCCATGGCCAGATGCCGCCGGGCGAACTCGACGACATCATGAACGCCTTCTATGACGGCCAGTATGATGTGCTGCTGTCGACGACCATCGTCGAATCCGGCCTGGACATCCCGACCGCCAACACGCTGATCATCCATCGCGCCGACATGTTCGGCCTGTCGCAGCTCTATCAGTTGCGCGGTCGTGTCGGGCGCTCCAAGGTGCGCGCCTACGCGCTGTTCACGCTGCCCGCCAACCGCAAGCTCACCGATACGGCCGAGCGCCGGCTGAAGGTGCTGCAGTCGCTCGACACGTTGGGCGCCGGGTTCCAGCTCGCCAGCCACGATCTCGATATCAGGGGCGCCGGCAATCTTCTGGGCGAAGAGCAGTCCGGCCACATCAAGGAAGTGGGCTTCGAACTCTATCAGCAGATGCTGGAAGAGGCTGTCGCCGAGGTGAAGGATTCCGGCGAGGTTCAGGACGGCGGCTGGTCGCCGCAGATCGCCGTCGGCACGGCGGTGATGATCCCGGAAAGCTATGTTCCCGACCTGCAGCTGCGGCTGGCGCTATACCGTCGTCTCGGTGATCTCGAAAACACCGAGGAGATCGATGCCTTCGGCGCCGAGCTGATCGACCGTTTCGGACCGTTGCCGGAAGAGGTGAAGCATCTCCTCAAGATCGTCTTCATCAAGGCGCTCTGCCGCAAGGCCAATGTCGAGAAGCTCGATGCCGGGCCAAAGGGCGTCGTCATCCATTTCCGCAAGCGCGAGTTCTCCAACCCGGTCGGGCTGGTCAAGTTCATCGGCGAGCAGGGCTCGCTGGCCAAGATCCGGCCGGACCACAGCGTCGTCTTCGCCCGGGATTGGCCGACGCCGGAAAAGCGCCTGGCTGGCTCGGCAGTGGTGATGACGCAACTGGCCAAGCTGGTCGACAAGGCCGCCTAG
- a CDS encoding RES family NAD+ phosphorylase yields the protein MSSPIWTPDALSSEAVSLEGKYWRMVEAQHRVSTLKVVDTLDEQAVLEDLIEETKPRIPLECRHLHYLLATPFRYGSVYPHGSRFRRAGRTKGVYYAAETMMTAVSEMAFYRLLFFAESPGTPWPRDAAEYTAFAAAIRCARAVDLTRPPLDRDDATWAHPKDYAACQDIADVAREAGLEAIRYRSARNPIGANIALLTCRGFAKPKPIEPQTWRIRLGAFGVQAICEFPEKRIEFSRTAFADPRLKDLRWERGR from the coding sequence ATGTCATCGCCTATCTGGACTCCCGACGCGCTCTCGTCTGAAGCCGTAAGCCTCGAAGGCAAATACTGGCGCATGGTCGAGGCGCAGCACCGTGTCTCGACGCTGAAAGTCGTCGACACGCTGGATGAGCAGGCAGTGCTCGAAGACCTCATCGAGGAAACCAAGCCACGAATCCCGCTTGAGTGCCGGCACCTCCATTATCTGCTGGCGACGCCCTTCCGCTACGGCTCGGTCTATCCGCATGGCTCCCGCTTCCGCCGTGCCGGCAGGACCAAGGGCGTCTACTACGCGGCGGAGACCATGATGACCGCCGTATCCGAAATGGCCTTCTACCGGCTGCTGTTCTTTGCTGAATCGCCGGGTACGCCCTGGCCACGCGACGCCGCCGAATACACCGCCTTCGCCGCCGCGATACGCTGTGCAAGAGCCGTCGACCTGACCCGACCGCCGCTTGACCGCGACGACGCGACATGGGCCCATCCTAAGGACTACGCGGCCTGCCAGGACATTGCCGATGTCGCGCGCGAAGCCGGACTGGAAGCGATCCGCTATCGCTCGGCACGCAACCCCATCGGCGCCAACATCGCGCTGCTCACCTGCCGTGGCTTCGCCAAGCCGAAGCCGATCGAACCCCAGACATGGCGCATTCGTCTCGGCGCCTTCGGCGTGCAGGCAATCTGCGAATTCCCGGAAAAGCGGATCGAGTTTTCAAGGACGGCTTTTGCCGATCCAAGGCTCAAGGACCTGCGTTGGGAACGCGGGCGCTGA
- a CDS encoding ADP-ribosylation/crystallin J1 produces MSEIRDVVTLWRPVGPQELELIEGSGMRAFPPRLPDQPIFYPVLSEAYAVQIARDWNVPASGAGYVTRFDVLKSFLDRYRVEHAGSKAHLEYWIPAENLADFNRAIVGRIEVTAAFGKDAASCR; encoded by the coding sequence ATGAGTGAAATCAGAGACGTCGTGACACTGTGGCGCCCGGTCGGCCCCCAGGAACTTGAGCTCATCGAAGGCTCGGGGATGCGGGCGTTTCCGCCACGCTTGCCGGACCAGCCCATCTTCTACCCGGTCCTGTCCGAAGCCTATGCCGTGCAGATAGCGCGCGACTGGAATGTACCCGCCAGTGGCGCGGGCTATGTCACGCGGTTCGATGTCCTGAAAAGCTTTCTCGACCGGTACCGGGTCGAGCACGCCGGCAGCAAGGCGCATCTGGAATATTGGATTCCTGCTGAGAACCTTGCCGATTTCAACCGGGCAATCGTCGGCAGGATCGAGGTGACCGCCGCTTTCGGCAAGGATGCCGCCAGTTGCCGCTAA
- a CDS encoding DUF502 domain-containing protein, whose protein sequence is MSDAPKTSGMTRLRNYFLTGFIVCAPLAITAYIAWSVVGWVDSWVKPYIPARYSPDTYLPFPVPGFGLIVALFLITLIGFLAANIVGRAIVSFGERLLGRMPLVRGIYGSLKQIFETVLSNKGDMFRQVGLVEYPRKGVWSLVFVAGERHTEINEKLDQEGDPLIAVFMPCTPNPTTGFLMYVLKSDIVLLDMTIEDGAKLIVSAGLVAPEVKTKVLTVNGEPINGTLANPPLGSGPQPARSNRTASSRPNK, encoded by the coding sequence ATGTCCGATGCCCCCAAGACCTCCGGCATGACCCGGCTCAGAAACTACTTTCTGACCGGCTTCATCGTCTGTGCGCCACTGGCGATCACCGCTTACATCGCCTGGTCGGTTGTCGGCTGGGTGGATTCCTGGGTGAAACCCTATATTCCCGCCCGATACAGCCCAGATACCTACCTGCCTTTTCCGGTACCGGGTTTTGGGCTGATCGTGGCGCTGTTCCTGATCACCCTCATCGGTTTCCTGGCAGCCAACATCGTCGGCCGGGCCATCGTCTCTTTCGGCGAGCGCCTTCTTGGCCGCATGCCGCTGGTGCGTGGCATTTACGGGTCGCTCAAGCAGATTTTCGAGACCGTGCTGTCGAACAAGGGTGACATGTTCCGCCAGGTCGGGCTGGTCGAATATCCGCGCAAGGGCGTCTGGTCGCTGGTCTTTGTCGCTGGCGAGAGGCACACCGAGATCAATGAGAAGCTGGATCAGGAAGGCGACCCGCTGATCGCGGTGTTCATGCCGTGCACGCCCAACCCGACCACCGGCTTCCTGATGTATGTGCTGAAATCCGACATCGTGCTGCTCGACATGACGATCGAGGACGGCGCCAAGCTGATCGTCTCGGCTGGGCTTGTGGCACCCGAGGTCAAGACGAAGGTGCTGACCGTGAACGGCGAGCCGATCAACGGAACACTCGCCAACCCGCCGCTAGGCTCAGGGCCTCAGCCGGCGCGCAGCAACCGCACGGCCTCATCGCGGCCGAACAAGTAG
- the glmU gene encoding bifunctional UDP-N-acetylglucosamine diphosphorylase/glucosamine-1-phosphate N-acetyltransferase GlmU: protein MSQRSCLSVILAAGEGTRMKSALPKVLHQIAGLPMVAHVAKAAEAAGASSQALVIGHGADEMRKAAQKFAPKAETFVQEKRLGTAHAVLAAREAISRGYDDILVMFGDTPLIDPEALILARQKLAKGAAVVVIGFRPPSPAGYGRLIEKGGKLVAIREEKDCSEEEKKITFCNAGMMAVAGNQALKLLDAVGNKNAKGEYYLTDIVEIAGAQGLDVVATEASFESALGINNRAELAQAEGIWQTRRRREAMLSGVTLIAPETVFFSHDTEIGADTIVEPNVWFGPAVKIAGGAKIHAFSHIEGATIASNCDVGPFARLRPGADLRNKAKVGNFCEVKQAVIEEGAKVNHLTYIGDARVGAGANIGAGTITCNYDGYSKFFTDIGEGAFIGSNSSLVAPVSIGKGGYIASGSVITESVPDDALAFGRARQKTIPGKGKELRERFASAAAAKKKASGADH, encoded by the coding sequence ATGAGTCAGAGATCCTGCCTGTCCGTCATCCTCGCCGCCGGCGAGGGCACGCGCATGAAGAGTGCGCTGCCGAAGGTGCTGCACCAGATCGCCGGGCTACCGATGGTCGCCCATGTGGCGAAGGCGGCTGAAGCCGCCGGCGCCAGCAGCCAGGCGCTGGTGATCGGCCACGGGGCCGACGAGATGCGCAAGGCAGCGCAGAAATTCGCTCCGAAGGCGGAGACGTTCGTGCAGGAGAAGCGGCTGGGCACGGCACATGCGGTGCTTGCCGCGCGCGAAGCGATATCAAGGGGTTATGACGATATCCTGGTCATGTTCGGCGACACGCCGCTGATCGACCCGGAGGCGCTCATCCTGGCGCGGCAGAAGCTGGCCAAAGGTGCGGCTGTCGTGGTCATCGGTTTCCGTCCGCCCAGTCCTGCCGGCTATGGCCGGCTGATCGAGAAAGGCGGCAAGCTCGTCGCCATCCGCGAGGAAAAGGACTGCAGCGAGGAAGAGAAGAAGATCACTTTCTGCAACGCCGGCATGATGGCGGTGGCCGGCAACCAGGCGCTGAAGCTGCTCGATGCGGTCGGCAACAAGAATGCCAAGGGCGAATATTACCTCACCGACATCGTGGAGATTGCCGGGGCGCAGGGGCTTGATGTCGTGGCCACCGAAGCAAGTTTCGAGAGCGCGCTTGGCATCAACAACCGCGCCGAACTGGCACAGGCTGAAGGTATCTGGCAGACCCGCCGCCGGCGTGAGGCGATGCTGTCCGGCGTGACGCTGATTGCGCCGGAAACCGTGTTCTTTTCCCACGACACCGAGATCGGCGCCGACACGATTGTCGAGCCAAACGTCTGGTTCGGGCCGGCGGTGAAAATTGCTGGTGGAGCCAAGATCCATGCCTTCAGCCACATCGAAGGCGCCACGATCGCATCGAACTGCGATGTCGGACCGTTCGCCCGACTGAGGCCGGGCGCCGACCTCAGGAACAAGGCCAAGGTCGGCAATTTCTGCGAGGTCAAGCAGGCTGTTATCGAGGAAGGCGCCAAGGTCAATCACCTCACCTATATCGGCGACGCTCGGGTCGGCGCGGGCGCCAATATCGGCGCCGGCACCATCACCTGCAACTATGACGGCTACTCGAAATTCTTCACCGACATCGGCGAGGGCGCTTTCATAGGCTCGAATTCCTCATTGGTGGCACCGGTGTCGATCGGCAAGGGCGGCTATATCGCCTCCGGCAGCGTGATCACCGAAAGCGTGCCTGATGATGCGCTGGCCTTCGGTCGCGCCCGCCAGAAGACGATCCCGGGCAAGGGCAAGGAATTGCGCGAGCGCTTCGCTTCGGCCGCGGCCGCGAAGAAGAAGGCGTCAGGCGCTGACCATTAG
- a CDS encoding MbcA/ParS/Xre antitoxin family protein, producing MQLQTAAKTAENAVLTKATLRAADLLDITARMLASVIGVSEATVSRMRRQEFLLERGTKPFELAVLFVRLFRSLDAIVGGDETVARAWLKNSNTAFDATPLEKILTITGLVDVIAYLDSRRALV from the coding sequence ATGCAACTCCAGACCGCAGCCAAGACAGCCGAGAACGCAGTCCTGACCAAGGCAACGCTGCGCGCGGCTGATCTGCTGGACATTACCGCCAGGATGCTGGCCTCTGTAATCGGCGTCTCCGAAGCGACGGTTTCGCGTATGCGCAGGCAGGAATTCCTGCTGGAACGCGGCACCAAGCCATTCGAGCTCGCCGTGTTGTTCGTCAGGCTGTTTCGTTCGCTCGACGCCATTGTCGGAGGTGACGAGACCGTTGCCCGGGCGTGGCTGAAGAATTCCAACACGGCGTTCGACGCCACGCCGCTTGAAAAAATCCTCACCATCACCGGGCTCGTCGATGTCATCGCCTATCTGGACTCCCGACGCGCTCTCGTCTGA
- a CDS encoding succinate dehydrogenase assembly factor 2: protein MTGTTRSSEGLDARRRKLLFRSWHRGMREMDLILGSFADAEIDALTGDEIDQYERLLDIPDTEFLPMITGERPVPADIDCSVLQKILASRRSMTF from the coding sequence ATGACCGGAACGACACGATCAAGCGAAGGGCTCGACGCCCGCCGCCGCAAGCTTTTGTTCCGCTCGTGGCATCGCGGCATGCGCGAAATGGACCTGATCCTGGGCAGCTTCGCCGATGCCGAGATCGACGCCTTGACCGGTGATGAAATCGACCAATATGAGAGGCTCCTGGATATTCCCGACACCGAATTCCTGCCGATGATCACCGGAGAGCGACCAGTTCCGGCGGACATTGATTGCAGCGTTCTGCAAAAAATCCTGGCCTCACGCCGATCCATGACATTCTAA